Below is a genomic region from Desulfonatronum thiosulfatophilum.
GCGGGCCAAAAAATATTGCCACGTCACATCGAGAGCCCGTCTCGCCTCACCTGGCGTTACCGTCTCGGAGTAGCTTTCAGCTCCAGCGACAAGGGGGCAGACGCGGCAATTCGATAATGAACGCTGCGCCCGAGAATTGGGAAGCCGTGCGGGCCAATCAAGTATCTGTAGTTTGCAAGGAATTTTTGTTGTGTGTTTTGAATAAATGTCGAATCCCACTGCGGGTCAATGCGGTTGATCCAGGTTAATGCGTAGTGAAAACCCCAAGCGCTGTAGAAGTCCACATGTCCTGATGGACCATCCCTGAACCAGCCATCGCCGAGATCAAAATCCTTGATCCGGTCAAAAGTGCTCCCGCACCCCCCTGATTTGCGAAGGATATCCAAGAGCGGTGATGACACGATCAATCAAGACAAAGAAAAGATGCCAGATGTTGTCGAGCCCTGGTCGGCCATCAACAAGCGAGAGCCAGTCCACGTCGGCCTTGCGTTGATGCATGGTCAAGCCTTCCCACACGGAGTCGCGAAACAACCAAAGTGCCAGCGCGATATCAGCTGCTTCAACGATTCGTTTGATTGCTTTTGCCTGGCATGTCGCCCCAGTATGACGATGCATTAGGGTC
It encodes:
- a CDS encoding DUF2264 domain-containing protein; this encodes MHRHTGATCQAKAIKRIVEAADIALALWLFRDSVWEGLTMHQRKADVDWLSLVDGRPGLDNIWHLFFVLIDRVITALGYPSQIRGVREHF
- a CDS encoding DUF2264 domain-containing protein codes for the protein MSSPLLDILRKSGGCGSTFDRIKDFDLGDGWFRDGPSGHVDFYSAWGFHYALTWINRIDPQWDSTFIQNTQQKFLANYRYLIGPHGFPILGRSVHYRIAASAPLSLELKATPRR